A window of Corallococcus macrosporus DSM 14697 contains these coding sequences:
- a CDS encoding J domain-containing protein, with amino-acid sequence MKQQNHFQRLGLTEQTNSSAVKIAYFRLAKLYHPDTLPPGAPPELEKLKAEVFAYIGDAYRTLSDDNSRASYIEELKSGGDGDGVDVNGILMAEELFQKSCILVKARKFADAVKMLDEAIKLNPEEAEFYAWRGYARFFTAADKKAAQPEAFREIQNAIKRNERCAPAHYFLGVIAKLSGDAPGSLKHFKRTVELQPDHIDAQREIRMASQKK; translated from the coding sequence ATGAAGCAGCAGAACCACTTCCAGCGGCTCGGGCTGACGGAGCAGACGAACTCCAGCGCGGTGAAGATTGCCTACTTCCGCCTGGCCAAGCTGTACCACCCGGACACGCTCCCGCCGGGAGCGCCGCCGGAGCTGGAGAAGCTGAAGGCGGAGGTCTTCGCGTATATCGGCGACGCCTACCGCACCCTCTCCGACGACAACAGCCGCGCCAGCTACATCGAGGAGCTCAAGAGCGGCGGCGACGGAGACGGGGTGGACGTCAACGGCATCCTCATGGCGGAGGAGCTGTTCCAGAAGTCCTGCATCCTGGTGAAGGCGCGCAAGTTCGCGGACGCCGTGAAGATGCTGGACGAGGCCATCAAGCTGAACCCGGAGGAAGCGGAGTTCTACGCGTGGCGAGGCTACGCGCGCTTCTTCACGGCGGCGGACAAGAAGGCCGCCCAGCCCGAGGCGTTCCGCGAAATCCAGAACGCCATCAAACGCAACGAGCGCTGCGCCCCCGCGCACTACTTCCTGGGCGTCATCGCCAAGTTGAGTGGTGACGCGCCGGGCTCGCTCAAGCACTTCAAGCGCACCGTGGAGCTTCAGCCGGACCACATCGACGCGCAGCGGGAGATCCGCATGGCGTCGCAGAAGAAGTAG
- a CDS encoding DUF4388 domain-containing protein, producing MAEGEVRQYWVRNDRGTMWGPLTLPTIELLIESGSIQGRLQMSEDGLNFAFPWRFPEAREVVPRELWGPGAPAVSAAEQAAQGAPGMAGPGGVPAAGPGAAPRAGPGAAPIAGPGVRPVAGPGAAPIAGPGVRPVAGPGAAPIAGPGVRPAAGPGAAPIAGPGVRPVAGPGAAPIAGPGGTPMAGPGARTSVDPARRPVAPAQQARPPGAAQPPPAAGAARPPSEPPAPVAVPAVEGDDAAPEIPARGQLEQTSPIRLYGRIAAREQTGLLSLTLPDRVIQIHFRKGNPEFVDSSHPEEALGPSLVAARLLTPEQLQQAEPALERFGGDLLTALFGLGLLQPATAFTILAQRAGGILSRGLRAETGTFTFELKDLPSHKAMPLGHRWAVLSDTVRRIPSTDLKRRLGPVLQLPIMKSGGVVAASELRLTPHEVRAHTVIDGVRSVAQLLTDFAQDADHLLRLAFLLKELDGVSFAGQARTAPGTPPPAEPPQAGAGAQRPVGPGVAAQGADPRAPVGPQQAAGAPAAAAQRPVGAAHGAGANVAGGPRATGAAPAPGAVPQRPVAGAAPNVAGGAQPSGVAPAAGTAPQRPVVGAAPGAAPNVTGGHPPAGTAPTAGPGAARPAAPGAPAARPPSPGPAPSLVRRRPCPRSAQPPPPPRRPRMRRARTRFPPCASSRRR from the coding sequence ATGGCGGAGGGTGAGGTCCGGCAGTACTGGGTCCGCAACGACAGGGGCACCATGTGGGGGCCCCTCACCCTGCCGACCATTGAACTGCTCATCGAAAGCGGCTCCATCCAGGGCCGGCTCCAGATGTCCGAGGACGGGCTCAACTTCGCCTTTCCCTGGCGCTTCCCCGAGGCGCGGGAGGTCGTCCCCCGCGAGCTGTGGGGCCCGGGCGCGCCGGCCGTCTCCGCGGCGGAGCAGGCCGCACAGGGCGCGCCCGGCATGGCGGGTCCGGGCGGTGTTCCGGCCGCGGGCCCAGGCGCGGCTCCCAGGGCGGGCCCCGGCGCCGCGCCCATCGCCGGTCCTGGCGTCCGGCCCGTGGCGGGGCCTGGTGCCGCGCCCATCGCCGGTCCTGGCGTCCGGCCCGTGGCGGGGCCTGGTGCCGCGCCCATCGCCGGTCCTGGCGTCCGGCCCGCGGCGGGGCCTGGTGCCGCGCCCATCGCCGGTCCTGGTGTCCGGCCCGTGGCGGGGCCTGGTGCCGCGCCCATCGCCGGTCCTGGTGGCACGCCCATGGCGGGCCCTGGGGCTCGGACCAGCGTGGACCCCGCCCGGCGTCCCGTGGCGCCCGCCCAGCAGGCCCGGCCCCCTGGCGCGGCGCAACCGCCTCCCGCGGCGGGAGCGGCACGGCCTCCCAGCGAGCCTCCGGCGCCCGTGGCGGTGCCCGCGGTGGAAGGGGATGACGCCGCCCCGGAGATTCCGGCCCGGGGGCAGCTCGAGCAGACCTCGCCCATCCGCCTCTACGGCCGCATCGCCGCGCGTGAGCAGACGGGCCTGCTGTCGCTGACGCTGCCGGACCGAGTCATCCAGATTCACTTCCGCAAGGGCAATCCCGAGTTCGTCGACTCGTCCCACCCCGAGGAGGCGCTCGGACCGTCGCTGGTCGCGGCCCGGCTGCTCACGCCCGAGCAGTTGCAGCAGGCCGAGCCCGCGCTGGAGCGCTTTGGCGGCGACCTGCTCACCGCGCTCTTCGGTCTTGGGCTCCTCCAGCCGGCCACGGCCTTCACCATCCTGGCGCAGCGGGCGGGGGGCATCCTCTCCCGGGGACTGCGGGCGGAGACCGGCACCTTCACCTTCGAGCTGAAGGACCTGCCCTCCCACAAGGCGATGCCGCTGGGCCACCGCTGGGCGGTGCTGAGCGACACGGTGCGCCGGATTCCCTCCACGGACCTCAAGCGACGCTTGGGGCCGGTGCTCCAGCTCCCCATCATGAAGTCCGGTGGCGTCGTGGCCGCGAGCGAGCTGCGCCTCACGCCGCACGAAGTCCGAGCGCACACCGTCATCGATGGCGTGCGCTCCGTGGCGCAGCTCCTGACGGACTTCGCGCAGGACGCGGACCATCTGCTGCGACTGGCCTTCCTGCTCAAGGAGTTGGATGGGGTGTCGTTCGCCGGGCAGGCCAGGACGGCGCCGGGAACCCCGCCGCCCGCGGAGCCCCCACAGGCGGGCGCTGGCGCGCAGCGGCCCGTGGGCCCGGGAGTAGCGGCCCAGGGCGCGGACCCACGAGCCCCCGTGGGTCCGCAGCAAGCCGCAGGTGCGCCCGCCGCGGCTGCGCAGCGTCCCGTCGGCGCGGCGCACGGTGCCGGTGCCAACGTCGCGGGCGGACCACGAGCCACCGGCGCGGCGCCAGCCCCCGGCGCCGTACCCCAGCGCCCCGTCGCTGGCGCCGCTCCCAACGTCGCGGGCGGAGCACAGCCCTCCGGCGTGGCGCCAGCCGCTGGAACGGCGCCCCAGCGCCCCGTCGTCGGCGCGGCGCCCGGTGCCGCGCCCAACGTCACGGGCGGACATCCGCCCGCAGGCACCGCTCCGACAGCGGGCCCTGGTGCCGCGCGCCCCGCCGCCCCGGGCGCCCCCGCCGCGCGCCCCCCGTCGCCGGGCCCGGCGCCCAGCCTCGTCCGCCGCCGTCCCTGTCCGCGCAGCGCACAGCCGCCCCCGCCGCCGCGACGCCCGCGAATGCGCCGGGCACGGACGAGATTCCCGCCCTGCGCCAGCTCACGGCGGCGATGA
- a CDS encoding TSUP family transporter produces the protein MDVDVSTLHLILLCLAALIAGMVDAIAGGGGLISLPALLAAGLPPHVALGTNKGQSVFGSFAALVRFSRAGLVDGKLASVTFPFGLGGAFAGAALVLLVKPEVLKPLVLVLLIAVAAFLAFRKSPRPGDTPEPGPPARARAIGALIALAIGTYDGFFGPGTGTFLIVAFSSLLGHGLARASADAKVVNFASNLASVALFALKGVVLWKVALPMAGAQFTGAWLGAHLAVKGGDRLVRKVVLGVVLALVLKLGHDVVTG, from the coding sequence GTGGACGTGGACGTCAGTACGCTGCACCTCATCCTGCTGTGCCTCGCGGCGTTGATTGCCGGCATGGTGGATGCCATCGCGGGAGGCGGCGGGCTCATCTCACTCCCCGCGCTGCTGGCCGCGGGCCTTCCGCCCCACGTGGCGCTGGGCACCAACAAGGGCCAGTCCGTCTTCGGCTCCTTCGCCGCGCTGGTGCGCTTCTCCCGCGCGGGGCTGGTGGACGGGAAGCTGGCCAGCGTGACGTTCCCCTTCGGCCTGGGGGGCGCCTTCGCGGGCGCGGCGCTGGTGCTGCTGGTGAAGCCAGAGGTGCTCAAGCCGCTGGTGCTGGTGCTGCTCATCGCGGTGGCGGCGTTCCTCGCCTTCCGCAAGTCGCCGCGCCCTGGGGACACGCCGGAGCCCGGACCGCCCGCGCGCGCCCGGGCCATTGGCGCGCTCATCGCGCTGGCCATCGGCACCTATGACGGCTTCTTCGGGCCAGGGACGGGCACCTTCCTCATCGTGGCCTTCTCGTCCCTGCTGGGGCACGGCCTGGCGCGCGCGTCCGCGGACGCGAAGGTGGTGAACTTCGCCTCCAACCTCGCCTCCGTCGCGCTCTTCGCCCTCAAGGGCGTGGTGCTGTGGAAGGTGGCGCTGCCCATGGCCGGCGCCCAATTCACGGGCGCCTGGCTGGGCGCGCACCTGGCGGTGAAGGGCGGCGACCGGCTGGTGCGCAAGGTGGTGCTGGGCGTGGTGCTGGCCCTGGTGCTCAAGCTGGGGCACGACGTGGTGACGGGCTGA
- a CDS encoding YfbM family protein, whose translation MEMLCTLRSATEAQRAALLQAPEALEAFLDDEEDFGDPKGSAFVELDIGEAWHGLQYLLTGTPWEGAAPLDFLVRGGEDVGDIPSDEGTARVFSPADVQALSAALQRVTEKTLRARFDAPAMQARDIYPGTWDEPEAEVDPLEELVSYFEELQKFVASVARRGEALLVHIG comes from the coding sequence ATGGAGATGCTCTGCACCCTGCGCAGCGCCACCGAGGCCCAGCGCGCCGCCCTGCTCCAAGCGCCCGAGGCGCTGGAGGCGTTCCTCGACGACGAGGAGGACTTCGGTGACCCGAAGGGCTCGGCCTTCGTGGAGCTGGACATCGGCGAGGCGTGGCACGGGCTCCAGTACCTGCTCACGGGGACGCCGTGGGAGGGCGCCGCGCCGCTGGACTTCCTGGTGCGCGGCGGCGAGGACGTGGGCGACATCCCCTCCGACGAGGGCACCGCGCGCGTCTTCTCCCCCGCGGACGTGCAGGCCCTGTCCGCCGCGCTCCAGCGGGTGACGGAGAAGACGCTGCGCGCGCGCTTCGACGCGCCCGCCATGCAGGCCCGGGACATCTACCCCGGGACGTGGGATGAGCCCGAGGCCGAGGTCGACCCGCTGGAGGAGCTGGTCTCCTACTTCGAGGAGCTCCAGAAGTTCGTGGCCTCGGTGGCCAGGCGCGGCGAGGCGCTGCTGGTGCACATCGGCTGA
- a CDS encoding biotin/lipoyl-containing protein: MRYFTKQQGQKEAVPVDLEPLGNDQFKITVGATTYQVDALALEHGTLSMLVDGQSYNVEFEENGDEIGVLLRGQVNRIDVADERRLRLRAANAAFSVEGKQLVTAPMPGKVVKVLVKVGDEVKEGQGLVVVEAMKMENELKSPKAGKVTELFAKEGTAVENNARLVVVE; the protein is encoded by the coding sequence ATGCGTTACTTCACGAAGCAGCAGGGCCAGAAGGAAGCCGTCCCCGTGGACCTGGAGCCGCTGGGGAACGACCAGTTCAAGATCACCGTGGGCGCCACCACGTACCAGGTGGACGCGCTGGCGCTGGAGCACGGCACGCTGTCCATGCTGGTGGACGGCCAGTCGTACAACGTCGAGTTCGAGGAGAACGGCGACGAGATTGGCGTGCTCCTGCGTGGCCAGGTGAACCGCATCGACGTGGCGGATGAGCGCCGGCTGCGGCTGCGCGCGGCCAACGCGGCCTTCTCCGTCGAGGGCAAGCAGCTCGTCACCGCGCCCATGCCCGGCAAGGTGGTGAAGGTGCTGGTGAAGGTGGGCGACGAGGTGAAGGAGGGCCAGGGCCTGGTGGTGGTGGAGGCCATGAAGATGGAGAACGAGCTCAAGAGCCCCAAGGCCGGCAAGGTGACGGAGCTGTTCGCCAAGGAAGGCACCGCCGTGGAGAACAACGCCAGGCTGGTGGTGGTGGAGTAG
- the accC gene encoding acetyl-CoA carboxylase biotin carboxylase subunit, whose protein sequence is MPKIRKVLVANRGEIAIRVMRTCKELGIATVAVYSEADRSALHVRTADQAIFVGPPPSRESYLVQQRILDAAKQAGADAIHPGYGFLSENASFVRACESAGLTFIGPPASAMDSMGEKTRARANMIKAGVPVVPGTTEPIPSVEEARAYVEKIGFPVMLKAAGGGGGKGMRKVERMEDFESSWRSAKSEALNAFGNDAVYIEKYLEKPHHVEIQVFADQYGNTIHLNERECSAQRRHQKVVEETPSPILTPELRAKMGEVAVKAAKAVNYVGAGTVEFLVDVHRNFYFLEMNTRLQVEHPVTEWVTGLDLVAMQIRAAEGEKLGLTEAPQPNGHSIEVRVYAEDPSRNFMPSPGKITYLRVPGGPNVRDDSGVFPGYTVPNVYDPMISKLSVWAPTRREAIARAQRALSEYVVKGITTNIRYLKAILANPEFIEGDYDTSFLTRQHDTLLGKEDPKLSEMALLAGVVHAYQRDQKRAKTLPGAGGGQGGGNGGVSPWKLALRTRR, encoded by the coding sequence ATGCCCAAGATCCGCAAAGTGCTCGTCGCCAATCGCGGCGAGATCGCCATCCGGGTGATGCGCACGTGCAAGGAGCTCGGCATCGCCACGGTGGCGGTGTACTCGGAGGCGGACCGCTCCGCCCTGCATGTGCGCACGGCCGACCAGGCCATCTTCGTGGGGCCCCCGCCTTCGCGTGAGAGCTACCTGGTGCAGCAGCGCATCCTCGACGCCGCGAAGCAGGCTGGCGCGGATGCCATCCACCCCGGCTACGGCTTCCTCTCCGAGAACGCCTCCTTCGTCCGCGCCTGCGAGTCCGCCGGGCTGACCTTCATCGGTCCGCCCGCGTCCGCCATGGACTCCATGGGCGAGAAGACGCGCGCCCGCGCGAACATGATCAAGGCCGGCGTGCCCGTGGTGCCCGGCACCACCGAGCCCATCCCCTCCGTGGAGGAGGCGCGCGCCTACGTGGAGAAGATTGGCTTCCCCGTCATGCTCAAGGCCGCGGGCGGCGGCGGCGGCAAGGGCATGCGCAAGGTGGAGCGCATGGAGGACTTCGAGTCCTCGTGGCGCTCCGCCAAGAGCGAGGCCCTCAACGCCTTTGGCAACGACGCCGTCTACATCGAGAAGTACCTGGAGAAGCCACACCACGTGGAGATCCAGGTCTTCGCCGACCAGTACGGCAACACCATCCACCTGAACGAGCGCGAGTGCTCCGCGCAGCGCCGTCACCAGAAGGTGGTGGAGGAGACGCCCAGCCCCATCCTCACGCCGGAGCTGCGCGCGAAGATGGGCGAGGTCGCGGTGAAGGCGGCCAAGGCCGTCAACTACGTGGGCGCCGGGACGGTGGAGTTCCTGGTGGACGTGCACCGCAACTTCTACTTCCTGGAGATGAACACCCGCCTCCAGGTGGAGCACCCGGTGACGGAGTGGGTGACGGGCCTGGACCTGGTGGCCATGCAGATTCGCGCCGCCGAGGGCGAGAAGCTCGGCCTCACCGAGGCGCCCCAGCCGAACGGGCACTCCATCGAGGTCCGCGTCTACGCCGAGGACCCGAGCCGCAACTTCATGCCCAGCCCGGGCAAGATTACGTACCTGCGCGTGCCGGGCGGACCGAACGTGCGCGACGACTCGGGCGTGTTCCCCGGGTACACCGTGCCCAACGTCTACGACCCGATGATCTCCAAGCTGTCCGTGTGGGCCCCCACGCGGCGCGAGGCGATTGCCCGCGCCCAGCGCGCGCTGTCCGAGTACGTGGTGAAGGGCATCACCACCAACATCCGCTACCTGAAGGCCATCCTGGCGAACCCCGAGTTCATCGAGGGCGACTACGACACCAGCTTCCTCACCCGCCAGCACGACACGCTGCTGGGAAAGGAGGACCCGAAGCTGAGCGAGATGGCGCTGCTGGCCGGCGTGGTGCACGCGTACCAGCGGGACCAGAAGCGCGCGAAGACGCTGCCCGGCGCCGGTGGGGGCCAGGGCGGTGGCAACGGCGGCGTCTCCCCGTGGAAGCTGGCGCTGCGCACGCGCCGCTAA
- a CDS encoding acyl-CoA carboxylase subunit beta: protein MDQTPENDPLRARLEKMEKQAELGGGADRIAKQHEAGKLTARERIDLLLDAGSFCELDKFVTHRSNEFGMGDKKIPGDGVVTGYGTVEGRKVFVFAQDFTVFGGSLSGAYAQKICKIMDLATRVGAPVIGLNDSGGARIQEGVESLAGYADIFVRNTLASGVVPQISLIMGPCAGGAVYSPAITDFIMMVKDTSYMFITGPDVIKTVTHEEVSKEALGGAVTHNQKSGVAHFAAENEQAAIVMTRELLSFLPSNNQEEAPVQPCEDDPFRAEESLKTIVPANPNKPYDIKEVIKAIVDDKHFFEVQEHFAKNIVIGFARMNGRSVGVVANQPAVLAGVLDIDASIKAARFVRFCDCFNIPLVTLVDVPGFLPGTDQEWGGIITHGAKLLYAYAEATVPKVTVITRKAYGGAYDVMASKHIRADMNFAWPTAEIAVMGPEGAVNIIFRNELLKAKDAAAERAKLTADYREKFATPFKAAELGYIDEIIRPEETRAKLIRALELLKDKRQENLPRKHGNIPL, encoded by the coding sequence ATGGACCAGACTCCCGAGAACGACCCCCTCCGCGCCCGGCTCGAGAAGATGGAGAAGCAGGCCGAGCTGGGCGGCGGCGCAGACCGCATCGCCAAGCAGCACGAGGCCGGCAAGCTGACGGCCCGCGAGCGCATCGACCTGCTCCTTGACGCCGGCTCCTTCTGCGAGCTGGACAAGTTCGTCACCCACCGCTCGAACGAGTTCGGCATGGGCGACAAGAAGATTCCGGGCGACGGCGTCGTCACCGGCTACGGCACCGTGGAGGGCCGCAAGGTCTTCGTCTTCGCCCAGGACTTCACCGTCTTCGGCGGCTCGCTGTCGGGCGCCTACGCGCAGAAGATCTGCAAGATCATGGACCTGGCCACCCGCGTGGGCGCGCCCGTCATCGGCCTGAACGACTCGGGCGGCGCGCGCATCCAGGAAGGCGTGGAGAGCCTGGCCGGCTACGCGGACATCTTCGTGCGCAACACGCTGGCCTCCGGCGTGGTGCCCCAGATTTCGCTCATCATGGGTCCGTGCGCGGGCGGCGCGGTGTACTCGCCGGCCATCACCGACTTCATCATGATGGTGAAGGACACCTCGTACATGTTCATCACCGGCCCGGACGTCATCAAGACGGTGACGCACGAGGAGGTGTCGAAGGAGGCGCTGGGCGGCGCCGTCACGCACAACCAGAAGTCCGGCGTGGCCCACTTCGCGGCGGAGAACGAGCAGGCCGCCATCGTGATGACGCGCGAGCTGCTCTCCTTCCTGCCCTCCAACAACCAGGAAGAGGCGCCCGTCCAGCCGTGTGAGGACGACCCGTTCCGGGCCGAGGAGTCGCTCAAGACGATTGTCCCGGCGAACCCCAACAAGCCCTACGACATCAAGGAAGTCATCAAGGCCATCGTCGACGACAAGCACTTCTTCGAGGTGCAGGAGCACTTCGCGAAGAACATCGTCATCGGCTTCGCGCGCATGAACGGGCGCAGCGTGGGCGTGGTCGCCAACCAGCCCGCGGTGCTCGCCGGCGTGCTGGACATCGACGCCAGCATCAAGGCCGCGCGCTTCGTGCGCTTCTGCGACTGCTTCAACATCCCGCTCGTCACGCTGGTGGACGTGCCCGGCTTCCTCCCCGGCACCGACCAGGAGTGGGGCGGCATCATCACCCACGGCGCCAAGCTGCTGTACGCCTACGCCGAGGCCACCGTCCCCAAGGTCACCGTCATCACCCGCAAGGCCTACGGCGGCGCCTATGACGTCATGGCGTCCAAGCACATCCGCGCGGACATGAACTTCGCCTGGCCCACCGCCGAAATCGCCGTCATGGGCCCCGAGGGCGCGGTCAACATCATCTTCCGCAACGAGCTGCTCAAGGCGAAGGACGCCGCCGCCGAGCGGGCGAAGCTGACGGCGGACTACCGCGAGAAGTTCGCCACCCCGTTCAAGGCGGCCGAGCTGGGCTACATCGACGAAATCATCCGTCCGGAGGAGACGCGCGCCAAGCTCATCCGCGCCCTGGAGCTGCTGAAGGACAAGCGCCAGGAGAACCTCCCCCGCAAGCACGGCAACATCCCGCTCTAG
- a CDS encoding Coq4 family protein — protein MWNLVAYAWTAWRMARAIRDPEELQDVLGLAPVLAPPMAMRRLVERLMRHASAAQAFIERPRVGLLDLAALRALPEHTLGRAFADHLEANRVDPHALPYLEAHTDEEYVRAHLLESHDVWHVLTGFPTSVAGELGLQAFSLAQVGSPFALGVLAGGLTNTLLYAFSQREERMRAIVRGWLLGQRARLLFGAPWRQMWESPLTEVRQRYGLDLAAVDAVLDDPMHPAMATRNPGSASAPQSC, from the coding sequence ATGTGGAACCTGGTCGCGTATGCGTGGACGGCATGGCGGATGGCGCGGGCCATCCGAGACCCGGAGGAACTCCAGGACGTCCTGGGTCTGGCCCCGGTGCTCGCGCCCCCCATGGCGATGCGCCGGCTGGTAGAGCGGCTGATGCGCCACGCCTCCGCGGCCCAGGCCTTCATCGAGCGCCCGCGCGTGGGCCTGCTCGACCTGGCCGCGCTGCGCGCCCTGCCCGAGCACACCCTGGGGCGTGCCTTCGCCGACCACCTGGAGGCGAACCGGGTGGACCCTCACGCCCTGCCCTACCTGGAGGCCCACACCGACGAGGAGTACGTGCGCGCGCACCTGCTCGAATCCCACGACGTCTGGCACGTCCTCACGGGCTTCCCGACGAGCGTGGCCGGAGAGCTGGGCCTCCAGGCCTTCAGCCTGGCCCAGGTAGGCAGCCCCTTCGCCCTGGGCGTCCTCGCCGGCGGCCTGACGAACACCCTCCTCTACGCGTTCTCCCAGCGCGAGGAGCGCATGCGCGCCATCGTCCGGGGCTGGCTGCTGGGACAACGGGCCCGCCTCCTCTTTGGTGCACCCTGGCGCCAGATGTGGGAGTCGCCCCTGACGGAGGTCCGTCAGCGCTACGGCCTGGACCTGGCGGCGGTGGATGCAGTGCTTGACGACCCCATGCATCCGGCCATGGCAACCAGGAATCCAGGCAGCGCGTCAGCGCCCCAATCATGCTAG
- a CDS encoding site-2 protease family protein — translation MRAARGSFQIGSFRGIPVRVHFSLVLVLPLLAFLFGGAFRRAAEVAEVAPERLSGSPALWGLAVAVGLFASVFVHELAHTVYALRRGGTVRSITLMMVGGVSELTEAPPRPRDEALMAAVGPLTSILLAVLLGGATWLLPREGSFNVQFALFYMASLNLFLGVFNLLPAFPMDGGRIVRASLAGRLGLVRATQVASWLGRGFAVLFGVGAVLSLNPFLAVIAFFIFMGAQGEAQQVRMKATLERVPVADLMTPRRVGVEAGASLEQALWDLRRERLLLLPVTEDGRPVGQVALETVRAVPDAERMTRTAREVMVPAVAVRLDEDGWTALRRMAEEEMPQLVVVEADGALAGTLDVNDVQRGMSLYQAREERAGQQERRWRQERPA, via the coding sequence ATGCGTGCCGCGCGAGGTTCCTTTCAGATCGGCTCGTTCCGCGGCATTCCCGTCCGCGTCCACTTCTCGTTGGTGCTGGTCCTTCCGCTGCTGGCGTTCCTGTTCGGCGGCGCGTTCCGCCGCGCGGCGGAGGTGGCGGAGGTGGCTCCAGAGCGCTTGAGCGGCTCGCCCGCGCTGTGGGGCCTGGCGGTGGCGGTGGGCCTGTTCGCGTCCGTGTTCGTCCACGAGCTGGCGCACACGGTCTACGCGCTGCGCCGTGGCGGGACGGTGCGCTCGATTACGTTGATGATGGTGGGCGGTGTGTCGGAGCTGACAGAGGCGCCGCCGCGTCCCCGGGACGAAGCGTTGATGGCGGCGGTGGGGCCGTTGACGAGCATCCTGCTGGCCGTGTTGCTGGGCGGCGCGACGTGGCTGCTCCCGAGGGAGGGCTCGTTCAACGTCCAGTTCGCGCTCTTCTACATGGCCAGCCTGAACCTGTTCCTGGGCGTGTTCAACCTGCTGCCCGCGTTCCCCATGGATGGCGGGCGCATCGTCCGCGCGTCGCTGGCGGGGCGGCTGGGCCTGGTGCGCGCCACGCAGGTGGCGTCGTGGCTGGGGCGTGGGTTCGCGGTGCTGTTCGGCGTAGGGGCGGTGCTGTCGCTCAATCCGTTCCTGGCCGTCATCGCGTTCTTCATCTTCATGGGCGCGCAGGGGGAGGCGCAGCAGGTGCGGATGAAGGCGACGCTGGAGCGCGTGCCCGTGGCCGACCTGATGACGCCGCGCCGCGTGGGCGTGGAGGCGGGGGCGTCTTTGGAACAGGCGCTGTGGGACTTGCGGCGGGAGCGGCTGTTGCTGCTGCCGGTGACGGAGGACGGGCGGCCGGTGGGGCAGGTGGCGCTGGAGACGGTGCGGGCCGTGCCGGATGCGGAGCGGATGACGCGGACGGCGCGCGAGGTGATGGTGCCCGCCGTGGCGGTGCGGCTGGATGAGGATGGCTGGACGGCGCTGCGGCGCATGGCCGAGGAGGAGATGCCCCAGCTCGTCGTGGTGGAGGCGGATGGGGCGCTGGCCGGCACGCTGGACGTGAATGACGTGCAGCGCGGCATGTCGCTGTACCAGGCGCGCGAGGAGCGGGCAGGACAGCAGGAGCGACGGTGGCGGCAGGAGCGGCCGGCGTGA
- a CDS encoding DUSAM domain-containing protein: protein MAESIDWDPVRELARQVEAGEPLALTSEVRDLLLRSAREVGIPEEEAHASVSGVATATALLLEARRRIRDGSQRLMRALSGARRLRDMGDVAGARALLEEVLAVEQVPLYREQAEFALEDLE, encoded by the coding sequence ATGGCCGAGTCGATTGATTGGGACCCGGTGCGTGAGCTGGCGCGGCAGGTGGAGGCGGGCGAGCCGCTGGCGCTGACATCCGAGGTGCGTGACCTGCTCCTCCGCTCGGCGCGGGAGGTGGGCATTCCTGAAGAGGAGGCCCATGCCTCCGTCTCGGGTGTGGCCACGGCGACCGCGCTGCTTCTGGAGGCGCGGCGTCGCATCCGCGATGGTTCTCAACGGCTCATGCGCGCGTTGTCGGGAGCCCGCCGGCTTCGCGATATGGGCGACGTCGCGGGGGCGCGCGCGCTGCTAGAAGAGGTGCTCGCGGTGGAGCAGGTGCCCCTCTATCGGGAGCAGGCTGAGTTCGCGTTGGAAGACCTGGAGTGA